From Bombyx mori chromosome 10, ASM3026992v2, a single genomic window includes:
- the LOC101736696 gene encoding uncharacterized protein LOC101736696 isoform X1, with the protein MYIAFKWLVGISVAMWLAMCSLQIILKRNTKPNLGIYQGVYFHSTSRLKNYTLPKPKKVDVIVLNSKSVTLVYCLIITVGALAFSIFQKEFIKIFTEKNLAVNNLMIWIFHKVQSIFKNTARCCCIAVVECLIEIKNIYRNTLIKMRSSGYEQNTTEYRQSIKCKTIVDYVFLKKLKEFDEERKTLKSFLMTALNENRRIRMQYQLQVMAKDRFKRYNEDSQKLIKENRFKCIHLQQLYWVAQQENLFLKKLVQKLQEAKKEADLNCVCLINEINKSSDEKLKANCRNFVTTKDVSLNSDLIDVRQSILQQCNGSNNTFNKNEFSTMKRQEYTSITELKQDNHSLLRPRTVVSRFSGEYFWTVKDKNGKIEKLYDYSCQSVGNCDVIHRIRQYTVYYDKDYLLDFTKSNTSNSDVTDHTSKLYKQLPPINNRFLTGSEEFHNFMKNNKGVILPFRKS; encoded by the exons ATGTATATTGCGTTTAAGTGGCTTGTCGGCATTTCGGTCGCCATGTGGCTGGCGATGTGCAGTCTCCAAATAATACTGAAAAGAAATACAAAGCCTAACTTAGGTATATATCAAG GTGTTTATTTTCATTCGACGTCTCGACTCAAGAATTACACATTGCCAAAGCCAAAAAAAGTTGACGTCATAGTATTGAATTCAAAAAGTGTGACTCTTGTTTACTGTTTAATCATAACAGTCGGAGCATTGGCCTTTTCAATATTTCAAAAggaattcataaaaatatttactgaaAAAAATTTAGCAGTAAATAATCTAATGATATGGATTTTTCATAAAGTTCAAAGTATTTTCAAAAATACCGCTCGATGTTGTTGTATTGCTGTTGTAGAatgtttaattgaaattaaaaatatatatcgaaaTACATTAATCAAAATGAGAAGTTCAGGATATGAACAAAATACAACAGAGTATAGACAATCGATTAAATGCAAAACTATAGtggattatgtttttttaaagaaattgaaAGAATTTGATGAAGAGAGGAAGACGTTAAAAAGTTTTCTAATGACTGCCTTAAATGAAAATAGAAGAATCAGAATGCAATATCAATTACAGGTTATGGCGAAAGATAGATTTAAACGTTACAATGAAGATTCTCAAAAACTGATTAAAGAGAATAGATTTAAATGCATACATTTACAGCAATTGTATTGGGTGGCACAGCaagaaaatttatttcttaaaaaattaGTACAGAAACTTCAGGAAGCCAAGAAAGAGGCTGATTTGAATTGCGTATGTTTGATCAATGAAATTAATAAGTCCAGTGATGAGAAACTTAAAGCGAATTGTCGCAATTTCGTGACGACCAAAGATGTTTCTTTGAATTCTGACCTAATTGATGTAAGACAATCAATTTTGCAACAATGCAACGGATCAAACAATACTTTCAATAAAAATGAGTTCAGTACTATGAAAAGGCAAGAATATACCAGCATTACAGAGCTGAAGCAAGATAATCATTCTTTATTACGTCCGCGCACAGTCGTTTCAAGATTTTCCGGGGAATACTTTTGGACTGTGAAAGATAAGAATGGTAAAATAGAAAAACTTTACGATTACAGTTGTCAATCAGTTGGTAACTGTGATGTAATTCACAGAATACGTCAATACACCGTTTATTACGATAAGGATTATCTTTTAGATTTTACAAA ATCTAATACGTCGAACAGTGATGTTACGGATCACACATCCAAGCTTTACAAGCAACTTCCACCAataaataatcgatttttaaCTGGGTCGGAGGAGTTTCACAATTTTATGAAGAATAACAAAGGTGTTATTTTACCATTTCGGAAATCATAA
- the LOC101736696 gene encoding uncharacterized protein LOC101736696 isoform X2 — translation MYIAFKWLVGISVAMWLAMCSLQIILKRNTKPNLGVYFHSTSRLKNYTLPKPKKVDVIVLNSKSVTLVYCLIITVGALAFSIFQKEFIKIFTEKNLAVNNLMIWIFHKVQSIFKNTARCCCIAVVECLIEIKNIYRNTLIKMRSSGYEQNTTEYRQSIKCKTIVDYVFLKKLKEFDEERKTLKSFLMTALNENRRIRMQYQLQVMAKDRFKRYNEDSQKLIKENRFKCIHLQQLYWVAQQENLFLKKLVQKLQEAKKEADLNCVCLINEINKSSDEKLKANCRNFVTTKDVSLNSDLIDVRQSILQQCNGSNNTFNKNEFSTMKRQEYTSITELKQDNHSLLRPRTVVSRFSGEYFWTVKDKNGKIEKLYDYSCQSVGNCDVIHRIRQYTVYYDKDYLLDFTKSNTSNSDVTDHTSKLYKQLPPINNRFLTGSEEFHNFMKNNKGVILPFRKS, via the exons ATGTATATTGCGTTTAAGTGGCTTGTCGGCATTTCGGTCGCCATGTGGCTGGCGATGTGCAGTCTCCAAATAATACTGAAAAGAAATACAAAGCCTAACTTAG GTGTTTATTTTCATTCGACGTCTCGACTCAAGAATTACACATTGCCAAAGCCAAAAAAAGTTGACGTCATAGTATTGAATTCAAAAAGTGTGACTCTTGTTTACTGTTTAATCATAACAGTCGGAGCATTGGCCTTTTCAATATTTCAAAAggaattcataaaaatatttactgaaAAAAATTTAGCAGTAAATAATCTAATGATATGGATTTTTCATAAAGTTCAAAGTATTTTCAAAAATACCGCTCGATGTTGTTGTATTGCTGTTGTAGAatgtttaattgaaattaaaaatatatatcgaaaTACATTAATCAAAATGAGAAGTTCAGGATATGAACAAAATACAACAGAGTATAGACAATCGATTAAATGCAAAACTATAGtggattatgtttttttaaagaaattgaaAGAATTTGATGAAGAGAGGAAGACGTTAAAAAGTTTTCTAATGACTGCCTTAAATGAAAATAGAAGAATCAGAATGCAATATCAATTACAGGTTATGGCGAAAGATAGATTTAAACGTTACAATGAAGATTCTCAAAAACTGATTAAAGAGAATAGATTTAAATGCATACATTTACAGCAATTGTATTGGGTGGCACAGCaagaaaatttatttcttaaaaaattaGTACAGAAACTTCAGGAAGCCAAGAAAGAGGCTGATTTGAATTGCGTATGTTTGATCAATGAAATTAATAAGTCCAGTGATGAGAAACTTAAAGCGAATTGTCGCAATTTCGTGACGACCAAAGATGTTTCTTTGAATTCTGACCTAATTGATGTAAGACAATCAATTTTGCAACAATGCAACGGATCAAACAATACTTTCAATAAAAATGAGTTCAGTACTATGAAAAGGCAAGAATATACCAGCATTACAGAGCTGAAGCAAGATAATCATTCTTTATTACGTCCGCGCACAGTCGTTTCAAGATTTTCCGGGGAATACTTTTGGACTGTGAAAGATAAGAATGGTAAAATAGAAAAACTTTACGATTACAGTTGTCAATCAGTTGGTAACTGTGATGTAATTCACAGAATACGTCAATACACCGTTTATTACGATAAGGATTATCTTTTAGATTTTACAAA ATCTAATACGTCGAACAGTGATGTTACGGATCACACATCCAAGCTTTACAAGCAACTTCCACCAataaataatcgatttttaaCTGGGTCGGAGGAGTTTCACAATTTTATGAAGAATAACAAAGGTGTTATTTTACCATTTCGGAAATCATAA
- the LOC119629010 gene encoding DNA oxidative demethylase ALKBH2: protein MEKLNEIDKESISWKYVKHEGLNLSYSVPIPKNVSNQLFMELEKEIKYFTGDLAKVKVFGKTYPLPRQQVAYGDDGITYTYSGVTVPALPWPAPVLALRDFLYGITNIRYDFVLINKYRNGIDHMGEHRDNEPELDPSYPIASISLGQERPFVLKHRDARKSGKEKRAIPTVTLNLEDGSVLLMNPPTNEIWYHSLPTRKKLLGARINLTFRKMRKKNK, encoded by the exons ATGGAGAAACTAAACGAAATTGACAAAGAATCTATTTCGTGGAAATACGTGAAACATGAAGGACTTAATTTAAGTTATTCGGTGCCAATACCGAAAAATGTGTCCAACCAATTATTCATGGAACTCGAAAAGGAGATTAAATACTTCACGGGAGATTTAGCAAAAGTGAA GGTTTTTGGCAAAACGTATCCTTTGCCCAGACAACAAGTGGCATACGGAGATGATGGCATAACATACACATACTCAGGGGTTACAGTACCTGCCCTACCGTGGCCTGCACCTGTTCTCGCGTTAAGGGATTTTCTTTACGGAATAACGAATATCAGATATGATTTCGTGTTGATAAATAA ATACAGAAACGGTATAGATCATATGGGCGAACATAGGGACAATGAACCAGAATTGGACCCAAGCTACCCCATCGCATCTATTTCTTTAGGACAGGAACGACCGTTTGTATTGAAACATAGAGATGCAAGAAAATCTGGAAAAGAGAAAAGGGCAATACCTACAG TAACGTTAAACTTGGAGGATGGAAGCGTTTTGTTAATGAATCCGCCAACGAATGAAATCTGGTATCACTCATTACCAACAAGGAAGAAATTACTAGGTGCAAGAATAAATTTAACGTTTCGAAAAATGCGaaagaagaataaataa
- the LOC101736555 gene encoding intraflagellar transport protein 70A, translated as MNYLQIKDGQYTKTIYTMIKEARYEDAIKALNDAINFNPNRAGLSLLGFCYYRTQAFVEAANCYEQLTAMHPDVPEYRLYFAQALYEASMFEESFKVTMQINNPELERKVIKLQSAIKYSEDDTATAKGLVDSYPQDDPDKDINLGCLLFKENHFEEALQKFSRSLNVVGFNAHLHYNIAVCYFKLKEFPQALKHITLVIERGIRDHPELAVGMQAEISEVKSVGNTLTLHETALTEVFNLKAAIEYQLKNIDSAKEALNDMPPRHEHELDAVTLHNMALTSIDVKPTDGFEKLHFLLQQELFPPETFANLLLLYCKFEYYDLAADVLAENAQFTYKYLTPYLYDFLDAIITSQTSPEEAFQKYEDIASKHAEQLRKLTKIVQESRSQGDNDQVKKAVVEYEEALERYIPVVMAQAKIYWDKENYGQVEKIFRKSVEFCNDSDVWRLNVAHVLFMQENKYKEAASFYEPIVKKQYDNILDVSAVVLANLCVSYIMTSQNEEAEDIMRKIEKEEEQQIFEDPQKKFFHLCIVNLVIGTLYCAKGNYEFGISRVIKSLEPFNKRLGTDTWFYAKRCFLSFLENLAKHLIVVKDNTIKDCLLFLEGCEAYGRKVSTVIENPFQEEDANTKAKHTVTYEARLLRYMFYKLRHIDDSVTINKYEDLK; from the exons ATGAACTATTTGCAAATTAAAGACGGACAATACACAAAAACTATTTACACGATG ATAAAAGAAGCAAGGTACGAAGACGCTATCAAAGCACTAAATGACGCTATAAATTTCAATCCGAACCGAGCTGGTCTGTCGCTCCTGGGTTTCTGCTACTACAGGACACAGGCCTTTGTTGAAGCAGCAAACTGCTACGAACAACTGACAGCCATGCATCCAGACGTGCCAGAATACAGACTGTATTTCGCCCAAGCTCTGTATGAAGCATCCATGTTTGAAGAATCATTCAAAGTGACAATGCAAATCAATAATCCGGAACTAGAAAGGAAGGTTATCAAACTACAATCTGCTATTAAGTACAGTGAAGATGACACTGCCACGGCGAAAGGACTTGTAGACTCTTACCCTCAAGACGACCCCGATAAGGATATTAATTTAGGTTGCTTGCTTTTTAAAGAAAACCACTTTGAAGAAGCTCTGCAAAAGTTCTCGAGGAGTCTTAACGTTGTGGGCTTTAACGCGCACTTACATTATAATATAGCTGTTTGTTATTTTAAGCTTAAAGAGTTTCCACAAGCTTTAAAACACATCACATTGGTGATAGAAAGAGGGATCCGTGATCACCCTGAGCTGGCGGTTGGAATGCAAGCTGAAATATCTGAAGTTAAATCAGTCGGCAATACTTTGACGCTTCACGAAACGGCATTAACCGAGGTGTTTAACCTAAAAGCGGCCATCGAATACCAGCTGAAGAACATTGATTCAGCGAAGGAAGCGCTCAACGATATGCCACCAAGGCACGAACACGAGTTGGACGCGGTCACTCTCCACAATATGGCTCTGACGTCCATCGACGTGAAACCGACTGACGGCTTCGAGAAACTACATTTTCTGCTCCAACAAGAACTTTTTCCACCCGAAACATTCGCAAATTTATTGCTTCTTTACTGCAAATTTGAGTATTATGATTTAGCAGCTGATGTTCTGGCTGAAAATGCGCAATTCACGTATAAATATCTAACACCATACCTCTATGATTTCTTGGATGCTATCATAACGAGTCAAACCTCACCAGAAGAGGCATTTCAAAAGTATGAAGATATAGCTTCTAAGCATGCCGAACAGCTACGCAAACTAACCAAGATAGTGCAAGAGAGTCGATCTCAAGGTGACAACGATCAAGTCAAAAAAGCCGTAGTGGAATACGAAGAGGCCTTAGAACGTTATATTCCCGTAGTAATGGCTCAAGCTAAAATATATTGGGATAAGGAAAATTATGGACAAGTTGAGAAAATATTTCGAAAATCAGTCGAATTCTGCAATGATTCCGACGTGTGGCGTCTAAATGTAGCTCACGTGCTATTTATGCAAGAGAATAAATACAAGGAGGCTGCCAGTTTTTACGAACCAATCGTTAAGAAGCAGTACGACAATATTCTAGACGTAAGCGCAGTTGTTTTGGCCAATCTTTGCGTTTCTTACATAATGACGTCACAGAACGAAGAAGCGGAAGACATCATGCGCAAAATAGAGAAAGAAGAAGAGCAGCAAATATTTGAAGATCCACAAAAGAAGTTTTTCCACTTGTGCATTGTTAATTTGGTTATAGGCACATTGTATTGCGCTAAGGGTAACTACGAATTCGGTATTTCTAGAGTCATCAAATCGCTTGAACCATTCAACAAACGGCTCGGTACTGATACGTGGTTTTACGCAAAAAGATGTTTCCTTTCTTTTCTGGAGAATCTAGCAAAACATTTGATTGTAGTCAAAGATAATACTATCAAAGATTGTTTACTGTTCCTCGAAGGCTGCGAAGCGTACGGACGCAAAGTTAGCACGGTGATCGAGAACCCGTTCCAAGAGGAAGATGCAAATACAAAGGCAAAACACACTGTGACATATGAAGCTAGATTATTAAGGTACATGTTTTATAAGTTGCGTCATATTGATGATTCTGTAactataaacaaatatgaaGATTTGAAGTAA